The genomic DNA CGGCGCCTCCAGCGCGAGGTCAAGGAGGAGATCGACCGCAACCAACGCGAGTACTTCCTGCGCGAACAGATCAAGGCGCTGCAGAAGGAACTCTCCGGAAGCGACGACGAGGAGGACGAGGTCGAGGCGTTCCGCGAGAAGCTCGAGGCGGCCGACCTGCCCGAGGAGGCGATGAAGGAGGCGCAACGCGAACTGAACCGGCTCTCGCGCATGCACCCCGACAGCGCCGAAGCCAGCGTCATCCGCACCTACCTCACGACCCTCACCGAACTCCCCTGGAACCACCGCAGCGAGGACCAACTCGACGTCACCGTCGCCGCGAAGGTCCTCGAGGAGGACCACTACGGCCTCGAGAAGGTCAAGGACCGGGTCCTCGAGTACCTCGCCGTCCGCAACCTCAAGGCGGAACGCGCCGCGAAGGGCGAGCTCGAGGAGAGCGACGTCAACAAGGGCCCCATCCTCCTCTTCGCCGGCCCGCCCGGCGTCGGCAAGACGTCGATCGCGCAGTCGGTCGCCAAGTCCCTCGGGCGCGAGTACGTCCGCATCAGCCTGGGCGGCGCGCGCGACGAGTCCGACATCCGCGGGCACCGACGCACCTACATCGGCAGCATGCCCGGCCGCATCATCCAGGGCATCCGCACCGCCGGCACGAAGAACCCGGTGTTCCTCCTCGACGAGGTCGACAAGCTCGGCATGTCGTACCAGGGCGACCCCAGCTCCGCGCTGCTCGAGGTCCTCGACCCCGCCCAGAACCAGAACTTCGTCGATCACTACCTCGGCGTCTCCTTCGACCTCTCCGAGGTGCTGTTCATCGCCACGGCGAACTACCAACAGCAGATCCCCGAGGCGTTGATGGACCGCATGGAGACGATCGTCTTCAACAGCTACATCGAGCAGGAGAAGCTCGAGATCGCCAAGCGCTACCTGGTGCCGCGGCAGATCAAGGAGAACGGGCTCGGCGCGAAACAGCTCACCATCAGCGACGGCGCCATCCACCGGGTCATCAACGCCTACACCCGCGAGGCGGGCGTCCGGACCCTCGAACGCACCCTCGGGACCCTCGCCCGCAAGGCGGCGCGCCGCGTCGCGGAGGGCGACGCGAAGCGCGTCCGCATCACCGAACGCAGCCTCGAGGGCTACCTCGGCAGCGCCCGCTTCACCCCCGAATCGGAGGCGGAGGAGGACCTCGTCGGCGTCGCGACCGGCATGTACTACACGCCGGTCGGGGGCGACATCCTGTTCGTCGAGACCAGCATCACGCAGGGCAAGGGCGGGCTCGTCCTCACCGGCCAGCTCGGCGACGTCATGAAGGAGTCCGCCCGCGCCGCGCTGACGTTCGTGAAGTCCAACGCCGAACGCTTCGGGCTCGACCTCGCCGACGTCGAGGACCACGAGATCCACATCCACGTCCCCGCCGGCGCCACCCCCAAGGAGGGCCCCTCGGCCGGCGTCGCCCTCGCCACGAGCCTCGTCAGCGCCCTCACCGGCGTCCCCGTCCGGCGCGACGTCGCCATGACCGGCGAGATCACGCTCCGCGGGCGGGTCCTGCAGATCGGCGGACTGAAGGAGAAGATCCTCGGCGCCAAGCGGGCCGGCATCGCCCACGTCGTCTACCCCGAAAAGAACGCGGCGGACGCCGCGGACATCGACGCGGCGCTGCTCAAGGGCATCCACACGCACGCCGCCGCGGACCTCGAGGCGGTCCTCGACCTCGCCCTCGTCGGCGGCATGGACGCCCTCGAAGGGCCGGGCGGCGGCCCGAAGGGACGCCGCAAGGGCAAAGGCAAGGGCAAGGGCGCCGCGCGCGTCCCCAGCGCCCAAGCCTAACCCCGGCCGCCCGCGCCGACCCCGCCCCCCCGCCATCCACAGCACCCTCGACACCGCCGCCGCGCCCCCGGGCGCGGCGGCGTGCGCGTGCCGGAACCGCGCCGCGCGAGGCGGTAGCATGCCCCCATGCGTACCCCCCTCATCGCCGGCAACTGGAAACTCCACACGACCCCCACCGAAGCGGTCGCCTGGTTCGACGCCTTCCGCGCCGCCCTCGCCGGGCACGCCGTCGACCGCATCGAGCTGGCGCTCGGCGTGCCCGCGACGCA from Trueperaceae bacterium includes the following:
- the lon gene encoding endopeptidase La, producing the protein MTDAPSDVPRFDGPVPVCPVRGSVLYPSMVMPIDAGRAISIRAINTALDRDRTILIASQRDREVEEPTPEDLYDVGTVCTIMRMKKNPDGSIQMLVRAIGRVQVEAYQQSTGLIEAELAPYDVEEGDDTVIEASFRELKEKFSDLLESGNRGLQAEVAQFILNLDDPGQFADYVAYHLDFRLEDKQAVLEARTVADRLRRVLVLIDTEIELQETQRRLQREVKEEIDRNQREYFLREQIKALQKELSGSDDEEDEVEAFREKLEAADLPEEAMKEAQRELNRLSRMHPDSAEASVIRTYLTTLTELPWNHRSEDQLDVTVAAKVLEEDHYGLEKVKDRVLEYLAVRNLKAERAAKGELEESDVNKGPILLFAGPPGVGKTSIAQSVAKSLGREYVRISLGGARDESDIRGHRRTYIGSMPGRIIQGIRTAGTKNPVFLLDEVDKLGMSYQGDPSSALLEVLDPAQNQNFVDHYLGVSFDLSEVLFIATANYQQQIPEALMDRMETIVFNSYIEQEKLEIAKRYLVPRQIKENGLGAKQLTISDGAIHRVINAYTREAGVRTLERTLGTLARKAARRVAEGDAKRVRITERSLEGYLGSARFTPESEAEEDLVGVATGMYYTPVGGDILFVETSITQGKGGLVLTGQLGDVMKESARAALTFVKSNAERFGLDLADVEDHEIHIHVPAGATPKEGPSAGVALATSLVSALTGVPVRRDVAMTGEITLRGRVLQIGGLKEKILGAKRAGIAHVVYPEKNAADAADIDAALLKGIHTHAAADLEAVLDLALVGGMDALEGPGGGPKGRRKGKGKGKGAARVPSAQA